A DNA window from Deinococcus ruber contains the following coding sequences:
- a CDS encoding TetR/AcrR family transcriptional regulator encodes MTDTTKGEPAKTTAPPKRADARRNEQTLLDAAAALFVTSGVDVPVRDIAAKAGVGTGTIYRHFPTRAELIKAVYRHQVDACAEAGPALLASSSSPFVALGGWIDLFVDFLVTKHGLAAAMQSEKPSFASLHLSFLDRLLPICAEIIRAAKEAGELQPDVEAFELMYAVGNLCAGAGSDLRYDARRMVKRLIAGLRLSPA; translated from the coding sequence GTGACCGACACCACGAAGGGCGAGCCAGCAAAGACAACTGCACCACCCAAGCGGGCCGACGCGCGGCGCAATGAGCAGACGCTGCTGGACGCCGCCGCCGCGCTGTTCGTGACGAGCGGTGTGGACGTCCCAGTGCGCGATATTGCCGCCAAAGCAGGCGTTGGGACTGGCACCATTTACCGCCACTTTCCGACTCGCGCCGAGTTGATCAAGGCCGTTTACCGGCACCAAGTGGACGCCTGCGCCGAGGCTGGCCCAGCATTGCTCGCAAGCAGTTCTAGTCCCTTTGTCGCCCTCGGCGGCTGGATTGACTTATTCGTGGATTTTCTGGTCACCAAGCACGGTCTGGCAGCAGCGATGCAGTCCGAGAAGCCTAGCTTCGCCAGTTTGCACCTGTCCTTTTTAGACCGACTCTTGCCGATCTGCGCCGAGATCATCCGTGCCGCCAAGGAGGCCGGTGAACTGCAGCCGGATGTGGAAGCCTTCGAGCTGATGTACGCGGTTGGTAATCTGTGTGCTGGCGCGGGCTCTGATCTCCGGTACGATGCCCGCCGGATGGTCAAGCGGCTCATCGCCGGTCTGCGTCTCTCACCCGCATAA
- a CDS encoding LysR substrate-binding domain-containing protein, with the protein MEFKQLRLFVAVAEERNFTRAAQRSHLTQPALTQRIHQLEEELGVPLFHRTTRGAELTEAGQSLLEDARHVLSYVEQSLRRARQAGGVDDSVLHVAWEFTEYGSVPPLPQVFRRLNDIHARVVSDTRELPGTAQVQALLRGEIDVGFLCERFLEDTLGWWPLLTDTFQAVLPEQHPLATLPEVPLAALASEPFLLHRADLGGRERGSLIDHCQRAGFTPQVVYQGMQLHPILAMIAAGRGVGLLRSAVLAMHRPVGVIHRPLAGEPLRWTLGLTWRRESPPPIARVMLAAARAVVPQPRPPR; encoded by the coding sequence ATGGAATTCAAGCAGCTCAGGCTGTTCGTGGCCGTGGCCGAGGAGCGGAACTTCACTCGGGCGGCGCAGCGCTCACACCTCACCCAACCAGCCCTCACGCAGCGCATCCACCAGCTTGAGGAAGAGCTCGGCGTTCCGCTCTTCCACCGTACCACCCGGGGCGCGGAGCTCACCGAGGCTGGACAGTCGCTCCTGGAAGACGCTCGCCACGTGCTGAGTTATGTGGAACAGAGTCTGCGCCGCGCCCGACAGGCTGGCGGGGTCGACGATAGCGTGCTGCATGTGGCCTGGGAGTTCACAGAATATGGGAGCGTCCCGCCGCTGCCGCAGGTGTTCCGTCGGCTCAACGACATTCACGCCCGCGTGGTCTCCGACACCCGCGAATTGCCTGGGACTGCGCAGGTGCAGGCGCTCCTACGCGGTGAGATCGATGTTGGCTTTCTGTGCGAGCGCTTCTTGGAGGACACCCTGGGCTGGTGGCCGTTGCTGACCGATACCTTTCAGGCGGTACTCCCCGAGCAACACCCGCTCGCCACGCTGCCGGAGGTTCCGCTGGCCGCGCTGGCCTCGGAACCCTTTCTCCTGCACCGAGCTGATCTGGGTGGGCGAGAACGTGGGTCTCTGATCGATCATTGCCAACGAGCGGGCTTCACGCCCCAAGTGGTCTATCAGGGCATGCAGCTTCATCCGATTCTCGCTATGATCGCGGCGGGACGCGGGGTGGGCCTGTTGCGCTCCGCGGTCCTGGCGATGCACCGCCCGGTCGGCGTGATCCACCGTCCCCTTGCGGGGGAGCCGCTTCGCTGGACCCTGGGTCTGACGTGGCGCCGAGAGAGCCCGCCCCCGATCGCCCGGGTGATGCTCGCAGCGGCACGGGCCGTCGTTCCCCAGCCACGTCCGCCCCGGTGA
- a CDS encoding FAD-dependent monooxygenase, translating to MTESQVDVLVAGAGPVGVLAAWQLAQWGVSVRLVDAAHGPATTSRALATHARSLEIYDQLGMLSDIAPHGTRVNGFIRHQGDRATRADYDFGNLVTRFPYMFNIDQTITERVLRGHAASAGIEVEWNTRLESFQQDDEGVTVMLRRSGEDAALETVRVRYLWGCDGGHSTVRKLLQLPLKGESTATWLTADAIVHTDLERDALHSLSSPSGALMMFPFPDPGKWRLLDTSGEGELEQPEQIARQFSAKLSQALGRETVVDPPTWTAKFTIQQRAVPAMHVGRGFVSGDAAHVHSPAGGQGLNTGIQDAYNLAWKLAMVVKGQADAGLLDSYDAERVPVGQTLLASTGAVTNSAMASTIPRDAQNSDRSFIRQLIWNASGLSIAYVDSPLTVLQDEPGKGPRPGGRLTQISAADAHSPGWIALRALLRTSAWHLLVFVGRAQPVVHEQVSADTMSLPAWVDTVTISWRRLDADDHGVWDSDGRVQETLAANDGDWILVRPDGYLSARGNGNARLREALDRLTSLHV from the coding sequence ATGACCGAGTCTCAAGTTGACGTCCTCGTCGCTGGCGCCGGCCCAGTCGGAGTCCTGGCTGCTTGGCAATTAGCCCAGTGGGGGGTTTCGGTTCGGCTGGTGGATGCCGCGCACGGGCCGGCCACCACCAGCCGCGCGCTGGCGACGCATGCCCGCAGCCTGGAAATCTACGATCAGCTCGGCATGCTCAGCGACATCGCGCCGCACGGGACGAGGGTCAATGGGTTCATCCGCCATCAGGGTGACCGTGCAACCCGGGCCGACTATGATTTTGGCAACCTCGTGACTCGCTTTCCCTACATGTTCAATATCGATCAGACAATCACCGAACGGGTGCTGCGTGGACATGCCGCTTCGGCCGGAATCGAGGTGGAGTGGAACACACGCCTGGAGTCGTTCCAGCAGGACGATGAGGGCGTCACGGTGATGTTGCGCAGGAGTGGCGAGGACGCAGCGCTGGAGACGGTGCGGGTGCGGTACCTCTGGGGTTGCGACGGCGGCCACTCGACCGTCCGCAAGCTCCTCCAACTTCCCCTGAAAGGAGAAAGCACGGCCACTTGGCTGACCGCCGATGCCATCGTGCACACTGATCTGGAGCGAGATGCTCTACATTCGCTGTCCTCACCCAGCGGCGCACTGATGATGTTCCCATTTCCGGATCCGGGCAAGTGGCGGCTGCTGGACACCAGCGGCGAAGGAGAACTTGAGCAACCCGAGCAGATCGCACGGCAATTCAGCGCCAAGCTGTCGCAGGCCCTGGGACGCGAGACTGTCGTCGATCCCCCCACCTGGACGGCGAAGTTCACCATCCAGCAGCGCGCGGTTCCCGCGATGCACGTCGGGCGGGGTTTCGTTTCGGGTGACGCTGCCCATGTCCATTCACCCGCAGGCGGGCAGGGCCTTAATACTGGTATCCAGGACGCGTACAACTTGGCGTGGAAGCTGGCCATGGTCGTCAAGGGACAGGCTGATGCTGGGCTGCTCGACAGTTATGATGCTGAACGCGTGCCCGTTGGCCAGACCCTGCTCGCCTCCACCGGCGCGGTCACGAACTCAGCTATGGCCAGCACCATCCCCAGGGACGCCCAGAATTCCGATCGGAGCTTCATCCGCCAGCTCATCTGGAATGCGTCTGGTCTGAGCATTGCTTATGTTGACAGCCCGCTCACGGTACTGCAGGACGAGCCTGGGAAAGGTCCACGACCTGGTGGGCGACTCACCCAGATCTCCGCCGCCGATGCACACTCACCCGGCTGGATAGCTCTGCGTGCGTTGCTCAGAACCTCAGCGTGGCATCTGCTGGTGTTCGTAGGGCGTGCGCAGCCTGTCGTCCATGAGCAGGTCAGCGCGGACACCATGTCACTCCCCGCCTGGGTAGACACGGTGACGATCAGCTGGCGTCGGCTGGATGCGGATGACCACGGGGTGTGGGATTCCGACGGCCGGGTTCAGGAGACGCTGGCTGCGAACGATGGAGACTGGATTCTTGTACGCCCGGACGGGTATCTGAGCGCTCGCGGCAACGGGAACGCCCGCCTCCGCGAGGCCCTCGACCGGTTGACCAGCCTGCATGTGTGA
- a CDS encoding redoxin domain-containing protein, translating to MPASGSLDTAWQRKATCRPGFSDPAPAFRPLISSQHAQVSSDSSRWTVLFFFPRGNHPRCVMQSRRFQSLLPNFEQLGVQVVGVSVDTTEQQQSFRDFCVLHFPLISDAGFALSRSYGVLETVNIDGE from the coding sequence CTGCCAGCTTCCGGTTCTCTTGACACTGCTTGGCAGAGAAAGGCGACTTGCCGACCGGGCTTTAGTGATCCTGCGCCTGCCTTCCGGCCGCTCATCTCGTCCCAGCACGCACAGGTGTCCAGTGACAGCAGCAGGTGGACGGTGCTGTTCTTCTTCCCGCGCGGGAATCATCCGCGCTGTGTCATGCAGTCCCGACGCTTCCAATCCCTCCTGCCAAACTTCGAACAGCTTGGTGTCCAGGTGGTTGGCGTCAGTGTGGACACCACCGAGCAGCAGCAGTCCTTCCGCGACTTCTGCGTCCTGCACTTTCCGCTGATCTCCGACGCGGGCTTTGCTTTGAGCCGGAGCTATGGTGTGTTGGAGACGGTGAATATCGACGGTGAATAG
- a CDS encoding sensor domain-containing diguanylate cyclase — protein MTASPAWPPTCSAPPPRSSILNFVDQHRQWGKAAVGITDTNADRQHSFCAWAILQDTPMVVENAHLDPRFHDNPMVLGDPYIHMYAGAPLTTPSGHRVGTLCVMDTQDHPLTPADLQALQDLADTVVNELEFRLLTRALQWGVGAQAQFTQELSRTLQHAQVLEGVNSLMDLDLDPEHMTMSAAALLGEAIGSDYTGLIVFEDDDLRVEAAYARPGLPDAALAVAAHLPRWPGGITRTLRALSQPRYLEEYPLDPHALPLVVAAGIGQIAWIPLGTRGRITSLLMAVRLQDNAVTQWRGSDRALLESAGRSVRSALDRQVLWTASAAQVRQDPLTGLLNRRAFDDDAQRWHDQGQAFTLGMIDLDGFKAVNDREGHTQGDRVLKVFASTLRAELDDTAQLYRFGGDEFVLLLPACQEDTLLEMVDIAILAARQVAGLGGASVGMAHSGEAVGTALLELADTRMYAVKQRRHALKRLDHPAATHSHPTDGEGRPTLVDAPDHR, from the coding sequence TTGACCGCGTCACCCGCCTGGCCGCCCACCTGCTCGGCACCCCCGCCGCGTTCCTCAATCCTCAACTTCGTCGATCAGCACCGCCAGTGGGGCAAAGCCGCTGTCGGCATCACCGACACCAATGCGGACCGCCAGCATTCCTTCTGTGCCTGGGCCATCCTGCAGGACACCCCGATGGTCGTCGAGAACGCGCACCTCGACCCGCGCTTCCACGACAATCCGATGGTGCTCGGCGACCCGTACATTCACATGTACGCTGGCGCCCCACTGACCACCCCCTCCGGCCACCGGGTCGGGACGCTCTGCGTGATGGATACCCAGGATCACCCCCTGACGCCCGCCGATCTGCAGGCCCTGCAAGACCTGGCCGACACGGTGGTGAACGAACTCGAATTCCGGCTGCTGACGCGCGCCTTACAGTGGGGAGTCGGGGCACAGGCGCAGTTCACCCAGGAGCTCTCCCGTACCCTCCAGCACGCCCAGGTGCTGGAAGGCGTCAACAGCCTGATGGATCTGGACCTCGACCCGGAGCACATGACCATGTCGGCCGCGGCGCTGCTGGGCGAGGCGATCGGCAGCGACTACACCGGCCTGATCGTCTTCGAGGACGACGACCTGCGGGTAGAAGCGGCGTATGCGCGCCCGGGTCTGCCGGACGCGGCACTGGCGGTGGCGGCGCACCTGCCGCGCTGGCCGGGCGGCATCACCCGGACGCTGCGGGCCCTCTCGCAACCACGGTACCTGGAGGAGTATCCGCTGGACCCCCACGCCCTGCCGCTGGTGGTCGCGGCGGGCATCGGTCAGATCGCCTGGATCCCGCTCGGCACCCGCGGCCGCATCACGTCGCTGCTGATGGCCGTGCGGCTGCAGGACAACGCCGTCACCCAGTGGCGCGGCAGTGACCGGGCCCTGCTGGAATCCGCCGGACGCAGTGTCCGCAGCGCCCTGGACCGGCAGGTGCTGTGGACGGCCAGCGCCGCGCAGGTGCGCCAAGACCCGCTGACGGGCCTGCTCAACCGGCGGGCCTTCGACGACGACGCTCAACGCTGGCATGACCAGGGGCAGGCCTTCACGCTGGGCATGATCGATCTCGACGGCTTCAAAGCCGTGAATGACCGTGAAGGGCACACCCAGGGGGACCGGGTGCTGAAGGTGTTCGCCAGTACCCTGCGTGCCGAGCTGGACGACACGGCTCAGCTGTACCGCTTTGGTGGCGATGAATTTGTGCTGCTGCTCCCAGCATGCCAGGAGGACACGCTGCTGGAGATGGTGGACATCGCGATCTTGGCGGCGCGTCAGGTCGCCGGACTGGGCGGTGCCAGTGTCGGGATGGCCCACAGTGGGGAAGCCGTGGGGACGGCACTGCTGGAACTGGCGGACACTCGCATGTACGCGGTCAAGCAGCGGCGACACGCCCTGAAACGCTTGGACCACCCAGCCGCGACTCACTCACACCCCACCGATGGGGAGGGCAGGCCCACGCTCGTGGACGCCCCCGACCACCGCTGA